The nucleotide sequence CAGTCAGGCTTGGCGCAGATGCGCCAGCGCCGCTGCAGAATGCTGCAGCGCTCGCAGCCTTTTCAGGACCGCTTGAGCTTCCCGGGCTGGCCGCAAACGGCCAGCAATCGACTGCCGACATTGTCGCGATGCTGAAAGGGAAGGCGGGGGCAGCCGCCACGTCCTATCTCGAACCGGGTCAGGTGATTGACCTGACCGAATTCGGCCTCAAGGCCTATGTTCTGGGACCGCCTCGTCTGGAAAAGCTGTTGAAAAAGGACAGTCCTTCGGCGGGCCCGGAAAAGGAGGTCTACGTGACGCAACAGGACATGGCGGCAGCAGCGCAAAGCACGATCATGGCGCAGCTCGCACTGGAGGCAAATGGCGGCGCTGCGCCGATCGCGGACGACGTCACGCCCTTCGCCCGTATCCACCACCGTCCTCTCAAGGTACCGGCGAAGAAGGGCCGGACCAAGCGCAAGGAAGAAATGCCCCGCCACGCAGTTGCCGATCTTTACGACGAACCCGCATCGACATGGCGCAAGATCGACACCGATTGGACTGGATCGATCGAGGCACTCGCCCTCAAAATGGATTCGGACACTAACAATACCAGTCTCGCCCTGGCCTTCGAAACGGCCGACGGGCAAGTCCTGCTTTTCCCGGGCGACGCGCAGGTCGGCAACTGGCTATCCTGGAACAACCAGACGTATCCGCGCGAAAGGAAAAGCGACAGCGATCCTGCGCCGATAAGCGCCGAAGATCTGCTACAGAGGGTGACGTTCTACAAAGCAGGTCATCATGGAAGCCACAATGCGACGCTCAAGACGCTCGGCTTGGAACGGATGTCCGATCCGCGATTGACGGCCGCCATTCCGGTCGTCGAGGCGGTCGCCGCAATTCAGGGGAAGGG is from Rhizobium gallicum bv. gallicum R602sp and encodes:
- a CDS encoding MBL fold metallo-hydrolase gives rise to the protein MAQLKSLTIRMYRGILGDCFLVRPTVVADGRETVKTILIDCGVLQNVAAGADMLAKLNAAVIKGAGKDRLAAVVAGPKQISAVAKDVLKEVDGRIDLLVITHEHFDHLSGFSAEKAGFLDKGLTIGRLWFAWTEDPKDQQAIDLRTRFRQAKQALAAAVSLTVRLGADAPAPLQNAAALAAFSGPLELPGLAANGQQSTADIVAMLKGKAGAAATSYLEPGQVIDLTEFGLKAYVLGPPRLEKLLKKDSPSAGPEKEVYVTQQDMAAAAQSTIMAQLALEANGGAAPIADDVTPFARIHHRPLKVPAKKGRTKRKEEMPRHAVADLYDEPASTWRKIDTDWTGSIEALALKMDSDTNNTSLALAFETADGQVLLFPGDAQVGNWLSWNNQTYPRERKSDSDPAPISAEDLLQRVTFYKAGHHGSHNATLKTLGLERMSDPRLTAAIPVVEAVAAIQGKGRTEAGKGWKMPYAKMYEDLKARTRGRIVQGDGDPAAECLAFTTNPTDTKNPVSVTHDDLWVELTYRFEMDG